From the genome of Geminocystis herdmanii PCC 6308, one region includes:
- a CDS encoding DUF4912 domain-containing protein, whose translation MSKQRPPLEEMTLRQLRKVASALNIPRYSRMRKAQLLSVIQEKEPEFISSNNINSNNQTNLSNQSNNQEEQKMEASKFEVGQDDLIGGPLADVDEGFGELPGGYGDSRIVLMPRDPQWAYTYWDIPHDRKEDLRRQGGQQLALRLYDVTDIDLNYQSPHSIQEYLCDELAREWYLPVPVSDRDYVIDIGYRCFDGRWLVLARSVPVRVPPVYPSDWVEDVFVTVPWEEELTTKTVYKLTPPAKKAALAAQQQQHQQQTSTYYGQIHDQVFGLAQSVEAQRVAGSLYGSMQQATSSMIPENAPSSMIPENALSSYVFPSGIGMWAGESAIASGSGYGLGLASGSGYGLGLASGSGAGFSSDMTPTKPRKFWLIADAELIVYGATEPDAKVTIGGREIKLNPDGTFRFQMSFQDGNIDYPIVAVAADGEQTRSVHMTFDRATPSRNTNTKEEAVLEWFPPLR comes from the coding sequence ATGTCCAAGCAACGACCACCTTTAGAGGAAATGACTTTAAGACAACTACGCAAAGTGGCTAGTGCTTTAAATATTCCTCGTTACAGTCGAATGCGCAAAGCTCAATTGTTAAGCGTTATTCAAGAAAAAGAACCCGAATTTATTTCCAGCAATAATATCAATTCCAATAATCAAACTAATTTATCAAATCAATCAAATAATCAAGAGGAGCAAAAAATGGAAGCATCTAAATTTGAAGTCGGACAAGATGATTTAATTGGTGGCCCTCTCGCTGACGTGGACGAGGGTTTTGGTGAATTACCCGGTGGTTATGGTGACAGTCGCATTGTGTTAATGCCTCGTGATCCTCAGTGGGCTTATACTTATTGGGACATACCCCACGATCGTAAAGAAGATTTACGCCGTCAAGGTGGACAACAGTTAGCTTTAAGATTATATGATGTTACTGATATTGATTTAAACTATCAAAGTCCCCACAGTATTCAAGAATATCTTTGTGATGAATTAGCACGAGAATGGTATTTACCTGTTCCTGTGAGCGATCGTGATTATGTAATCGACATCGGTTATCGTTGTTTTGATGGTCGTTGGTTAGTATTAGCTAGATCAGTTCCCGTAAGAGTTCCTCCTGTGTATCCTAGTGATTGGGTTGAAGACGTATTTGTCACCGTGCCTTGGGAAGAAGAATTAACCACAAAAACTGTTTATAAACTCACTCCTCCTGCCAAAAAAGCGGCATTGGCAGCACAACAACAGCAACACCAACAACAAACGAGTACTTATTACGGTCAAATCCATGATCAAGTTTTCGGTTTAGCCCAAAGTGTCGAAGCTCAGAGAGTAGCCGGTTCTTTATACGGTAGTATGCAACAAGCTACTAGCTCCATGATTCCTGAAAACGCTCCTAGTTCCATGATTCCTGAAAATGCTCTTAGTTCCTATGTTTTCCCTTCTGGTATCGGAATGTGGGCGGGAGAAAGTGCCATTGCTTCAGGTTCTGGTTATGGTTTAGGATTAGCTTCGGGTTCGGGTTATGGTTTAGGCTTGGCTTCGGGATCAGGTGCAGGATTCTCCTCTGACATGACACCCACTAAACCTCGTAAGTTCTGGTTAATTGCCGATGCGGAATTAATCGTTTATGGTGCAACAGAACCTGATGCTAAAGTTACCATTGGTGGACGGGAAATCAAGTTAAATCCTGATGGTACTTTCCGTTTCCAAATGTCTTTCCAAGACGGCAACATCGATTATCCTATTGTAGCGGTTGCCGCTGATGGTGAACAAACTCGATCGGTTCATATGACCTTCGATCGAGCTACTCCCTCTCGTAATACCAACACCAAAGAAGAAGCCGTATTAGAGTGGTTTCCTCCCCTTCGTTAA
- a CDS encoding LysR family transcriptional regulator, whose translation MRIEQIRAFLAVSETGSFGQASKICSVTQSTISRQIQGLEEHLKTPLFHRQAQAKLTITGERILPHARRICQEWEKVEEKIQELLGGEQTELCVAAIHSVCAYYLPPLLQNFCQNHPQVQLRVTALGSDRALKVLRDGLVDVALVMNNKYLTSSSEMVVKHLYYEPIKVLTSNNHPLAQQKSVTINDLAQYSQVIFKDGYGMQRIVQEIFASQGLDLEVAMELNTLDAFRGVIRQGNLIALLPALALNESLNDPSLAIIPIDLGLENNHQLTREVVLITTKDRLQIPTVKDFFNLIYESNKVN comes from the coding sequence ATGAGAATTGAGCAAATTAGAGCTTTTTTAGCAGTAAGTGAAACAGGCAGTTTTGGACAAGCCTCTAAAATATGTAGTGTGACACAATCAACTATTAGTCGTCAAATTCAAGGTTTAGAAGAACATCTCAAAACCCCTTTATTTCATCGTCAAGCCCAAGCCAAGTTAACTATTACTGGGGAAAGAATCTTACCCCATGCTAGGCGTATTTGTCAGGAGTGGGAAAAAGTAGAAGAAAAAATCCAAGAATTACTAGGAGGTGAGCAAACAGAATTGTGTGTGGCGGCGATTCATTCTGTTTGTGCTTATTATTTACCTCCCCTTCTACAAAATTTTTGTCAAAATCATCCTCAAGTACAATTACGAGTAACTGCTTTAGGTAGCGATCGAGCCTTAAAAGTTTTAAGGGATGGTTTAGTCGATGTAGCCTTAGTGATGAACAATAAATACTTAACCTCCAGTTCAGAAATGGTAGTAAAACATTTATATTATGAACCGATAAAAGTATTAACCTCAAATAATCATCCTTTAGCCCAACAAAAAAGCGTCACCATTAACGATTTAGCCCAATATTCTCAAGTGATTTTCAAAGATGGTTATGGAATGCAGAGAATAGTTCAAGAAATTTTTGCTAGTCAAGGATTAGATTTAGAAGTAGCTATGGAGTTAAATACTTTAGATGCTTTTCGAGGAGTGATTCGACAGGGTAATTTGATCGCATTATTACCCGCATTAGCCCTCAATGAATCTCTAAACGATCCCAGTTTAGCAATTATTCCCATTGATTTAGGATTAGAAAATAATCATCAACTCACGAGGGAAGTTGTACTTATCACCACAAAAGATCGTTTACAAATTCCTACCGTAAAAGACTTTTTTAACCTCATTTATGAGTCTAATAAGGTTAATTAG